CATCTAAATTGCCTGAAATGATTGCCAAACTCAACTACCATGTGCTTTTCTCACCTATTGTCTATGTGAAACCTACAGCAAAGCAAGACCCGTCTTTTATCTCCCTTAAAGTTCGATGCTTTAGCACATACAGGCTTTCCAATGATGCAAATGTCTCTGTTACTGAGTCATCACAATTACCCAATTTCACTTCCCGAGTCTCTCGGATAGCCAGGACTGAAGCTCTGGAAGTGCTCTTTGATTATTTGCATTGTACTAGGGGCTTCAGCTTTACAGATGCTGAACACATAAGCAAGAACTCCCcacattttcttcaaaatttgctCTCCAGGATTGATAGTGAGAAAGATGTTGCTCGGAACTTAACAAAATTCCTGCGATACAATCCCATTAATGAGTTTGAACCATTTCTTGAGAGTTTGGGTTTGAATCCGTCTGAGCTACCAATGTTTCTCCCACGGCACTTGATGTTTTTGAGTGATGATCGTGTTATGCTTGACAACTTTCATGCTTTATGTGACTATGGAATTCCGCGTAGTAGGGTTGGTAAATTGTATAAGGAAGCTAATGAGATTTTTGGATATGATTATGGGATATTGGCTTTGAGACTTCAAGCTTATGAAACATTGGGTTTGAGTAGACCCATAGTTATTAAGCTCATTAATTGTTGTCCATCACTTTTGATTGGTGGTGTTAATAATGAATTTGTCAAGGTTCTTGAGAGATGGAAGAAATTTGGAATGGAAAATAATTGGATTGGAGGGTATTTATCTGGTAAAAGAACGTACAACTGGAACAGAATGCTTGATACAATGGATTTTCTTGATAAGGTAGGTTATAGTGAGGAGCAGATGCGTTATTTGTTTAACTCAAATCCTTCATTGCTGTTTGAAGGTTCTGGGAAGacaatatatttattgtttggtCGATTACTCAAGCTGGGTCTCAAAATGGATGAGATCTATTCTCTTTTTACACATAATCCTCATATTTTGTCAGGTAAGCGTCTGAAAAATCTTTTGCAAGCAATGTATTTTCTACTTGAGGTTGGAATGGAGCCAAAATACATTGCAAGTATCATATCTACCCATATCCAGCTCCTGGGTTCGTGCACTCTGAAAGGACCCAAAACTGTTTGCAAAGAACTGAAAGTTGGAAGGTATGACCTATGTCAAATTATTAAGGAAGATCCACTGAAGTTGTTCAGTAAGGCATCAAAATCGAAAATAAAGAACAGTGAGCAGGCATCTTCTCAATATCCTAGTATACACATTGAGAAAACAACTTTTTTGTTGAGATTGGGTTACACAGaaaattcagatgagatgatgAAAGCTCTGAAGCAATTTCGAGGCAGAGGAGATCAATTACAGGAGAGGTTTGATTGCCTGGTGGATGCCGGGTTGGACTGCAATGTTGTGGCAAAAATTGTTAAACAAGCCCCTATGATTCTTAACCAGACGAAAGCCATACTTGAAAAGAAGATTGATTGCTTAAGAAACTATTTAGGTTACCCACTGGACTCTGTGGTGGCATTTCCGGCATATTTATGCTATGACATGGAAAGAATCAGAAGAAGGCTTTCGATGTACGTTTGGCTGAGGGAGAGAGGTGCAGCAAAGCCTACATTGTCCTTGAGTACTCTTCTTGCATGCTCAGATGCACGCTTTGTAAGATATTTTGTAGATGTCCATCTTGAAGGTCCGGCTACGTGGGAAAGTATAAAGGGCCATCAACCTTAAAGCTGAGAACATTTTCATCCttgctcatgattttttttttttttttctaatgaaaaAGGCACCACATTCTATATAACAACAACATATGCTTTAT
This genomic interval from Juglans regia cultivar Chandler chromosome 3, Walnut 2.0, whole genome shotgun sequence contains the following:
- the LOC109002514 gene encoding transcription termination factor MTEF18, mitochondrial; protein product: MFLSRNHKRASKLPEMIAKLNYHVLFSPIVYVKPTAKQDPSFISLKVRCFSTYRLSNDANVSVTESSQLPNFTSRVSRIARTEALEVLFDYLHCTRGFSFTDAEHISKNSPHFLQNLLSRIDSEKDVARNLTKFLRYNPINEFEPFLESLGLNPSELPMFLPRHLMFLSDDRVMLDNFHALCDYGIPRSRVGKLYKEANEIFGYDYGILALRLQAYETLGLSRPIVIKLINCCPSLLIGGVNNEFVKVLERWKKFGMENNWIGGYLSGKRTYNWNRMLDTMDFLDKVGYSEEQMRYLFNSNPSLLFEGSGKTIYLLFGRLLKLGLKMDEIYSLFTHNPHILSGKRLKNLLQAMYFLLEVGMEPKYIASIISTHIQLLGSCTLKGPKTVCKELKVGRYDLCQIIKEDPLKLFSKASKSKIKNSEQASSQYPSIHIEKTTFLLRLGYTENSDEMMKALKQFRGRGDQLQERFDCLVDAGLDCNVVAKIVKQAPMILNQTKAILEKKIDCLRNYLGYPLDSVVAFPAYLCYDMERIRRRLSMYVWLRERGAAKPTLSLSTLLACSDARFVRYFVDVHLEGPATWESIKGHQP